In a genomic window of Saccharothrix sp. HUAS TT1:
- a CDS encoding SAM-dependent methyltransferase codes for MSSSTLDPPSEVDTGVPSAARAYDYFLGGTDNFEVDREFAERALRIAPVMRAAARLNRSFQRRAVGFCLDQGIRQFLDIGSGLPTAGNVHQVAQRRVPGARVVYVDVDPVACAHGRRLLADNPFATILQADIREPGAILDHPETRRLIDFSEPVALLAVGVLMFVPDDDRPGDLIAAYRERLAPGSALAISHMASEYADPELREEMARFAQAYEAAGLRLRIRDHRDVLGFFGQGVRLVQPGLVFLSDWRPDDPAERDSFARPLGYAGIARIG; via the coding sequence ATGTCGTCATCGACCCTGGACCCACCCAGCGAGGTGGACACCGGCGTGCCGTCGGCCGCCCGTGCCTACGACTACTTCCTGGGCGGCACGGACAACTTCGAGGTCGACCGCGAGTTCGCCGAGCGGGCGCTGCGGATCGCGCCCGTGATGCGGGCCGCCGCCCGGCTCAACCGGTCGTTCCAGCGCCGGGCCGTCGGGTTCTGCCTCGACCAGGGCATCCGGCAGTTCCTGGACATCGGCTCGGGCCTGCCGACGGCGGGCAACGTGCACCAGGTCGCGCAGCGGCGGGTCCCCGGCGCGCGGGTGGTGTACGTGGACGTCGACCCGGTGGCCTGCGCGCACGGTCGGCGGCTGCTGGCGGACAACCCGTTCGCCACGATCCTCCAGGCCGACATCCGGGAGCCCGGGGCGATCCTGGACCACCCCGAGACCCGGCGGCTGATCGACTTCTCCGAGCCGGTGGCGCTGCTGGCGGTGGGCGTGCTGATGTTCGTCCCCGACGACGACCGGCCCGGTGACCTGATCGCGGCCTACCGGGAGCGGTTGGCGCCCGGCAGCGCGCTGGCGATCTCGCACATGGCGAGCGAGTACGCCGACCCGGAGTTGCGGGAGGAGATGGCGCGGTTCGCGCAGGCGTACGAGGCGGCCGGGCTGCGGCTGCGGATCCGGGACCACCGGGACGTGCTCGGGTTCTTCGGCCAGGGCGTGCGGCTGGTCCAACCGGGACTGGTGTTCCTGTCCGACTGGCGACCGGACGACCCGGCGGAACGCGACAGCTTCGCCCGGCCGCTCGGCTACGCGGGAATCGCCCGGATCGGCTAG
- a CDS encoding endo-1,4-beta-xylanase, protein MRSRSSAFCTVLAASLVAAGMLFPVRPATALPDEGPATTLAAAAQRSGRYFGVGITGRKLADPVYEGIVNREFDVVTPENEMKLDATEPNRGVFTFTAGDRIVDHAVEHGKRVRGHTLLWHSGQPGWLTNLRGAALREAMLNHVTQVVSHYRGKVYAWDVVNEAFADGTTGARRDSNFQRTGDDWIEAAFHAARAADPAAKLCYNDYNVENWSHAKTQAVHRMVRDFRARGVPIDCVGLQSHFTANHPVPADLLTTLRGFADLGVDVQLTELDVEGGGAAQADSYRRVVRACLAVARCTGITVWGVRDTDSWRASGTPLLFDGSGNRKPAYAAVLDALNQPGCAAAPTSGRRLSRVEDPAIG, encoded by the coding sequence GTGCGCAGCCGATCATCCGCGTTCTGCACGGTGCTCGCCGCGTCCCTGGTGGCCGCGGGCATGTTGTTCCCGGTCCGCCCGGCGACCGCGCTGCCGGACGAGGGCCCGGCCACCACCCTGGCCGCGGCCGCCCAGCGCAGCGGCCGCTACTTCGGCGTGGGCATCACCGGGCGCAAGCTCGCCGACCCGGTCTACGAGGGCATCGTGAACCGCGAGTTCGACGTGGTCACGCCCGAGAACGAGATGAAGCTCGACGCGACCGAGCCGAACCGGGGCGTCTTCACCTTCACCGCGGGCGACCGGATCGTGGATCACGCCGTCGAGCACGGCAAGCGGGTGCGCGGCCACACGCTGCTGTGGCACTCGGGCCAGCCGGGCTGGTTGACCAACCTGCGCGGCGCGGCGCTGCGCGAGGCGATGCTGAACCACGTCACCCAGGTCGTTTCCCACTACCGGGGGAAGGTCTACGCCTGGGACGTGGTGAACGAGGCGTTCGCCGACGGCACCACGGGCGCCCGTCGCGACTCGAACTTCCAGCGCACCGGCGACGACTGGATCGAGGCGGCGTTCCACGCGGCGCGAGCGGCCGACCCGGCGGCGAAGCTCTGCTACAACGACTACAACGTCGAGAACTGGTCGCACGCCAAGACGCAGGCCGTGCACCGGATGGTGCGCGACTTCCGGGCGCGCGGCGTGCCGATCGACTGCGTCGGCCTCCAGTCGCACTTCACCGCCAACCACCCGGTGCCCGCCGACCTGCTCACCACGCTGCGCGGCTTCGCCGACCTCGGCGTCGACGTGCAGCTGACCGAGCTGGACGTGGAGGGCGGCGGCGCGGCGCAGGCGGACAGCTACCGGCGGGTCGTGCGGGCGTGCCTGGCCGTGGCGCGGTGCACCGGGATCACGGTGTGGGGCGTGCGCGACACCGACTCGTGGCGCGCTTCGGGCACCCCGCTGCTGTTCGACGGCTCGGGCAACCGGAAACCCGCCTACGCGGCCGTGCTGGACGCCCTCAACCAGCCGGGGTGCGCTGCCGCGCCCACTTCGGGCCGGCGCCTGTCGCGAGTCGAGGACCCGGCGATCGGGTAA
- a CDS encoding TauD/TfdA dioxygenase family protein — protein MSSATTAPGTTWNTEPLSPFGVLVTAGAPDQPFTAPAIEEVRALVRAEHLVVLRGFTPPADGPALEAYGRSWGEVLEWSFGTVFDVLAHDEPEDHAFDTTFMPMHWDGMYARFVPEFQIFHCLTAPVGASGGRTLFTDTGRLVADTDPGTLRRWRSVVLEYRNPKVSHYGGLVVSPLVEPHPLTGEPTLRFLEPVPEGVEILNPPNVAVADLGPEEARAVVEEVRSALYDPRYMYGHSWQPGDVLITDNYSLLHTREPYERGLPRHLRRVHVLGDPPHRSRLTV, from the coding sequence ATGTCCTCAGCCACCACCGCTCCGGGAACCACCTGGAACACCGAGCCGTTGTCCCCGTTCGGCGTGCTGGTCACCGCCGGGGCGCCCGACCAGCCGTTCACCGCGCCCGCGATCGAGGAGGTGCGCGCCCTGGTGCGCGCGGAACACCTCGTCGTGCTGCGCGGGTTCACGCCGCCGGCCGACGGGCCGGCGCTGGAAGCCTACGGGCGTTCGTGGGGCGAGGTGCTGGAGTGGTCCTTCGGCACCGTCTTCGACGTCCTGGCCCACGACGAGCCCGAGGACCACGCGTTCGACACCACCTTCATGCCGATGCACTGGGACGGCATGTACGCGCGGTTCGTCCCGGAGTTCCAGATCTTCCACTGCCTGACCGCGCCGGTCGGCGCTTCAGGGGGGCGGACGCTGTTCACCGACACCGGCCGGCTCGTCGCCGACACCGACCCCGGGACGCTGCGGCGCTGGCGGTCGGTGGTGCTGGAGTACCGCAACCCCAAGGTCAGCCACTACGGCGGCCTGGTGGTCTCCCCGCTGGTCGAACCGCACCCGCTGACCGGCGAGCCGACCCTGAGGTTCCTCGAACCGGTGCCCGAGGGGGTGGAGATCCTGAACCCGCCGAACGTGGCGGTGGCCGACCTCGGGCCGGAGGAGGCGCGGGCCGTCGTGGAGGAGGTGCGCTCGGCGCTGTACGACCCGAGGTACATGTACGGGCACTCGTGGCAGCCCGGGGACGTGCTGATCACCGACAACTACTCGCTGCTGCACACGCGTGAGCCGTACGAGCGCGGACTGCCCCGGCACCTGCGGCGCGTCCACGTCCTGGGCGACCCGCCGCACCGCAGCAGGCTGACGGTCTGA
- a CDS encoding carbamoyltransferase: MLTLGISGHFDLMPALYRTYMHDASACLVADGELVAAAEEERFNRIKKTNRFPAGAIRACLDLAGARPEDVDAIGYYFGQDLVDLGLGNFHVATPVQPVRYGLDLLRDRFREHFDWEVDPDRVVFTRHHVAHAWSSFARSGMSDALVVVMDGRGENDSTTIHLAGSGELRELKSYSVPQSLGQLYQDAIGHVGYGFGDEYKVMGLAPYGDPATFREQFRSLYRLLPDGEYEMIPSLVEINPTVAPFYARGFAARRAGEPVTQEHKDFAAGLQETLETIAMHVIAHWARQTGATRLCFTGGVAHNSSLNGVILRSGLFEEVFVHPSSHDAGAAEGAAIVAAQRFGRPHTRVERLVSASLGPDLGGPDEVERELRAWSGVVEVERSPDVVAATAELLAGGAVVGWAHGRSEFGPRALGNRSILADARPAENRDRINAMVKKREGFRPFAPAVTPEAAATYFDLTGTEAEHGFMSFVVHVREDRRAELGAVTHVDGTARVQVVAPGANARFHRLITRFGELTGTPVLLNTSFNNNAEPIVQSVLDVVTGYLTTDIDVLVVEDFLVRRRTPVERALDDLVLTPRPGARLRQDWRPGEQVRGEVYLDHSFGPSATVSPAVFDLLAAADGVSTVAALAGRLTDEVRAELVSLWQRRFFALAPKV, from the coding sequence ATGCTGACGTTGGGCATAAGCGGGCATTTCGACCTGATGCCGGCCCTGTACCGGACCTACATGCACGACGCGTCCGCGTGCCTGGTGGCCGACGGCGAGCTGGTGGCCGCGGCCGAGGAGGAGCGGTTCAACCGGATCAAGAAGACGAACAGGTTCCCGGCCGGCGCGATCCGGGCGTGCCTGGACCTGGCCGGCGCCCGGCCGGAGGACGTCGACGCGATCGGCTACTACTTCGGCCAGGACCTGGTCGACCTGGGGTTGGGCAACTTCCACGTGGCCACACCGGTGCAGCCGGTGCGCTACGGCCTGGACCTGCTCCGCGACCGGTTCCGCGAGCACTTCGACTGGGAGGTGGACCCGGACCGGGTGGTGTTCACCCGGCACCACGTCGCGCACGCCTGGTCGTCGTTCGCCCGGTCGGGCATGTCGGACGCCCTGGTCGTGGTGATGGACGGTCGCGGCGAGAACGACTCGACGACCATCCACCTGGCCGGTTCCGGCGAACTGCGGGAGCTGAAGTCGTATTCGGTGCCGCAATCGCTCGGCCAGCTGTACCAGGACGCGATCGGCCACGTCGGCTACGGTTTCGGCGACGAGTACAAAGTGATGGGACTGGCCCCGTACGGCGACCCGGCGACGTTCCGCGAGCAGTTCCGCAGCCTGTACCGCCTGCTGCCCGACGGTGAATACGAGATGATCCCGTCACTGGTCGAGATCAATCCGACCGTCGCGCCGTTCTACGCGCGCGGATTCGCCGCCCGGCGGGCCGGTGAACCGGTGACGCAGGAGCACAAGGATTTCGCGGCCGGGCTCCAGGAGACGCTGGAAACGATCGCCATGCACGTGATCGCGCACTGGGCGCGGCAGACCGGGGCGACCCGGCTCTGCTTCACCGGCGGGGTCGCGCACAACAGCAGCCTCAACGGCGTGATCCTGCGCTCGGGACTGTTCGAGGAGGTGTTCGTGCACCCGTCGTCGCACGACGCCGGCGCGGCGGAGGGCGCGGCGATCGTCGCCGCCCAGCGGTTCGGCCGGCCGCACACCAGGGTCGAGCGGTTGGTGAGCGCGAGCCTGGGACCGGACCTCGGCGGCCCGGACGAGGTGGAGCGCGAGCTGCGCGCGTGGAGCGGTGTGGTGGAGGTCGAGCGCTCGCCGGACGTGGTGGCCGCGACGGCGGAGCTGCTGGCAGGCGGCGCGGTCGTCGGCTGGGCGCACGGCCGCTCCGAGTTCGGCCCGCGCGCGCTGGGCAACCGGAGCATCCTCGCCGACGCCCGCCCGGCGGAGAACCGGGACCGGATCAACGCCATGGTGAAGAAGCGGGAGGGCTTCCGGCCGTTCGCGCCCGCCGTCACGCCGGAGGCCGCGGCCACCTACTTCGACCTCACCGGCACCGAGGCCGAGCACGGGTTCATGTCGTTCGTGGTGCACGTGCGCGAGGACCGGCGGGCCGAGCTGGGCGCGGTCACGCACGTCGACGGCACGGCCCGCGTCCAGGTGGTCGCACCGGGGGCGAACGCGCGCTTCCACCGGTTGATCACCCGGTTCGGCGAGCTGACCGGCACGCCGGTGCTGCTCAACACCTCGTTCAACAACAACGCCGAGCCGATCGTGCAGTCCGTGCTCGACGTGGTCACCGGCTACCTGACCACCGACATCGACGTGCTCGTGGTGGAGGACTTCCTGGTCCGGCGGCGGACGCCGGTGGAGCGGGCGCTGGACGACCTGGTGCTCACCCCGCGCCCGGGCGCCCGGCTGCGCCAGGACTGGCGGCCCGGTGAGCAGGTGCGCGGCGAGGTCTACCTGGACCACTCGTTCGGCCCGTCGGCGACCGTGTCGCCCGCCGTGTTCGACCTGCTGGCGGCGGCGGACGGGGTCAGCACGGTGGCCGCGCTGGCCGGGCGGCTCACCGACGAGGTGCGCGCGGAACTCGTGTCGCTGTGGCAGCGGCGGTTCTTCGCGCTCGCGCCCAAGGTCTGA
- a CDS encoding M20 family metallopeptidase, which yields MSLRDDLVRLRRRLHAEPEVGLDLPRTQEKVLAALEGLPLELSTGAALTSVTGVLRGSGPGPVVLLRGDMDALPVPERTGVDFASRVDGVMHACGHDLHTAMLVGAAHLLAARRDELFGDVVFMFQPGEEGWDGSAAMIAEGVLDAAGRRADAAYALHVFGAGVPHGVFSARPGTTMAASDGLEVTVVGAGGHGARPHRAKDPVPVACEIVTALQTLVTRQSDIFDPVVLTVGSFHAGSKRNVIPDTARFEATLRTFSAEARARVRGAATTLVESIARGHGLRAEVDHVDGYPMTVNDPDETAFVAGAVTDLLGGRFRRLPNPMPGGEDFSRVLREVPGAFVLLGAGNGVDNHSPLVEFDDSLLPDGAAVLAELALRRCRSTPAESAQL from the coding sequence ATGTCACTGCGCGACGACCTGGTCCGGCTGCGCCGCCGCCTGCACGCGGAGCCCGAGGTCGGGCTGGACCTGCCACGCACGCAGGAGAAGGTGCTGGCCGCCCTCGAAGGGCTGCCGCTGGAGCTGTCCACGGGCGCCGCGCTGACGTCGGTGACCGGCGTGCTGCGCGGCAGCGGGCCGGGGCCGGTGGTGCTGCTGCGCGGCGACATGGACGCGTTACCCGTGCCGGAGCGGACCGGGGTGGACTTCGCGTCACGGGTGGACGGCGTGATGCACGCGTGCGGCCACGACCTGCACACCGCGATGCTGGTCGGCGCGGCGCACCTGCTCGCCGCCCGGCGCGACGAGCTGTTCGGCGACGTGGTGTTCATGTTCCAGCCCGGCGAGGAGGGCTGGGACGGCTCGGCCGCGATGATCGCCGAGGGCGTGCTGGACGCGGCGGGCCGCCGGGCCGACGCCGCCTACGCGCTGCACGTGTTCGGCGCCGGTGTGCCGCACGGCGTGTTCTCCGCCCGGCCGGGCACCACGATGGCGGCCTCGGACGGGCTGGAGGTCACGGTGGTCGGCGCGGGCGGGCACGGCGCCCGGCCGCACCGCGCCAAGGACCCGGTCCCGGTGGCGTGCGAGATCGTCACCGCGCTGCAGACCCTGGTCACGCGCCAGTCCGACATCTTCGACCCCGTGGTGCTGACGGTCGGGTCGTTCCACGCCGGGAGCAAGCGCAACGTCATCCCGGACACCGCGCGGTTCGAGGCCACGCTGCGCACGTTCTCGGCCGAGGCCAGGGCCCGGGTCAGGGGCGCGGCGACCACCCTGGTCGAGTCGATCGCGCGCGGGCACGGCCTGCGCGCCGAGGTGGACCACGTCGACGGCTACCCGATGACGGTGAACGACCCGGACGAGACCGCGTTCGTCGCCGGCGCGGTGACCGACCTGCTCGGCGGTCGCTTCCGACGCCTGCCCAACCCGATGCCCGGCGGCGAGGACTTCTCCCGCGTGCTGCGCGAGGTGCCGGGCGCGTTCGTCCTGCTCGGCGCGGGCAACGGCGTCGACAACCACTCGCCGCTCGTCGAGTTCGACGACTCCCTGCTGCCCGACGGCGCCGCCGTGCTCGCCGAACTGGCCCTGCGCCGCTGCCGCTCCACGCCGGCGGAGTCGGCACAACTGTGA
- a CDS encoding cytochrome P450, giving the protein MIWDDVFIGGTGHYLPPRTRATDAVPDTDTMRRLLALSDFTSFTRSDDVTEHAMAVRAAIGALRQSGMTGADISMAAYAQMDHQDHMASSCHLQRVLGLGHALVYEVEATSNGGSAALQAAAAHLVADRSATATLVTATARFLPPRWERWQPTVGIFLADGAAAAVLTRDGGRARLVATANSSATQMEVLATPSIPDPLGHRNRTPIEVTGLAPYLTLMSEALVGAVEQAAKEANVAVSDVTRFVITGLGLAQLEVVVLEPLGIDLDRTTWPFLRELGHVGPCDQLLGIDHLLNDPTTKPGDTIMVVGLGMGSRFTAALLEVTEPPARGTTFVAESAEVPPVDRYTIDPSGADIFGEAARLRERGRVTPVELPGGIGAWSVTGHDAVKAVLVDPNVSKDANRHWPAWRNGEIPPDWPLIMWVAMKNMFTAYGEDHARLRKLVARAFTARRIDATRPRVEEVTAELVDALAAVPRGQVVDLRAEFAFQLPIRVITGLFGLSERTGADLRRLVEAVFSLDADPEGVQAASAELYVLLKGLVAEKRADPGDDLTTDLIAAQEEDGARLSEQELLDTLLLTISAGFETTVNLLDSAIHALATHPSQLALVTAGDGSWDDVVDETLRWQAPVPNLPLRYAVADVEVAGVPIARGDAILVSFGAAGRDPARHGETAEEFDITRPSRRDHLAFGHGVHFCLGSPLARMEATVALRALFERFPNLRLAVPSAELEPLGSFFTNGHKTLPTVLEED; this is encoded by the coding sequence ATGATCTGGGATGACGTGTTCATCGGCGGCACCGGGCACTACCTGCCGCCGCGCACGCGGGCGACGGACGCCGTGCCGGACACCGACACCATGCGGCGGCTGCTGGCGCTGTCGGACTTCACGTCGTTCACCCGGTCCGACGACGTCACCGAGCACGCCATGGCGGTGCGGGCCGCGATCGGCGCGCTGCGGCAGTCCGGGATGACCGGCGCGGACATCTCGATGGCCGCCTACGCCCAGATGGACCACCAGGACCACATGGCGTCCTCGTGCCACCTGCAGCGCGTGCTCGGCCTCGGCCACGCCCTGGTCTACGAGGTGGAGGCGACCAGCAACGGCGGCTCGGCCGCGCTCCAGGCCGCCGCCGCCCACCTGGTGGCCGACCGGTCCGCCACCGCCACCCTGGTCACCGCGACCGCCCGGTTCCTGCCGCCGCGCTGGGAGCGCTGGCAGCCGACCGTCGGCATCTTCCTGGCCGACGGCGCCGCGGCGGCCGTGCTGACCCGCGACGGCGGCCGGGCCCGCCTGGTGGCCACCGCGAACAGCTCCGCCACCCAGATGGAGGTGCTGGCCACCCCGTCCATCCCGGACCCGCTCGGGCACCGCAACCGCACGCCCATCGAGGTCACCGGCCTCGCTCCCTACCTGACGCTGATGAGCGAGGCGCTGGTCGGCGCGGTCGAGCAGGCCGCCAAGGAGGCGAACGTCGCGGTCTCCGACGTGACCAGGTTCGTCATCACCGGCCTGGGCCTGGCCCAGCTGGAGGTGGTGGTGCTGGAACCGCTCGGCATCGACCTCGACCGCACCACCTGGCCGTTCCTGCGCGAACTCGGCCACGTCGGGCCGTGCGACCAGCTCCTCGGGATCGACCACCTGCTCAACGACCCGACGACGAAGCCGGGCGACACGATCATGGTCGTCGGGCTCGGCATGGGCTCGCGGTTCACCGCCGCGCTGCTGGAGGTCACCGAGCCGCCCGCGCGCGGCACGACGTTCGTGGCGGAGTCGGCGGAGGTCCCGCCGGTCGACCGGTACACCATCGACCCGTCCGGCGCGGACATCTTCGGCGAGGCGGCCCGGCTGCGCGAACGCGGCCGCGTCACGCCCGTGGAGCTGCCCGGCGGCATCGGCGCGTGGTCGGTGACCGGCCACGACGCGGTCAAGGCGGTCCTGGTGGACCCGAACGTGTCCAAGGACGCCAACCGGCACTGGCCCGCGTGGCGCAACGGCGAGATCCCGCCCGACTGGCCGCTGATCATGTGGGTGGCGATGAAGAACATGTTCACCGCCTACGGCGAGGACCACGCCCGGCTGCGCAAGCTGGTGGCCAGGGCGTTCACCGCGCGGCGCATCGACGCCACGCGGCCGCGGGTCGAGGAGGTCACCGCCGAGCTGGTCGACGCGCTGGCCGCCGTGCCCCGCGGCCAGGTGGTCGACCTGCGCGCCGAGTTCGCGTTCCAGCTGCCGATCCGGGTGATCACCGGCCTGTTCGGGCTGTCCGAGCGGACCGGCGCCGACCTGCGCCGGCTGGTCGAGGCGGTGTTCAGCCTCGACGCCGACCCCGAGGGCGTGCAGGCGGCGTCGGCCGAGCTGTACGTGCTGCTGAAGGGGCTCGTCGCGGAGAAGCGCGCCGATCCCGGCGACGACCTGACCACCGACCTGATCGCGGCCCAGGAGGAGGACGGCGCCCGGCTCAGCGAGCAGGAGCTGCTGGACACGCTGCTGCTGACCATCAGCGCCGGCTTCGAGACCACGGTCAACCTGCTCGACAGCGCGATCCACGCGCTGGCCACCCACCCCTCCCAGCTCGCCCTCGTCACGGCGGGCGACGGCAGCTGGGATGACGTGGTGGACGAGACGCTGCGCTGGCAGGCCCCGGTGCCGAACCTGCCGCTGCGCTACGCGGTGGCCGACGTCGAGGTGGCCGGCGTGCCGATCGCCCGGGGCGACGCGATCCTGGTGTCGTTCGGCGCGGCCGGGCGGGACCCGGCGCGGCACGGGGAGACCGCCGAGGAGTTCGACATCACCCGGCCGTCCCGGCGCGACCACCTCGCGTTCGGCCACGGGGTGCACTTCTGCCTCGGCTCGCCGCTGGCGCGGATGGAGGCCACGGTGGCGCTGCGCGCGCTGTTCGAGCGGTTCCCGAACCTTCGGCTCGCCGTGCCGTCCGCCGAGCTGGAACCGTTGGGCTCGTTCTTCACCAACGGCCACAAGACCCTGCCCACCGTGCTGGAGGAAGACTGA
- a CDS encoding L-tyrosine/L-tryptophan isonitrile synthase family protein, with protein sequence MADRQAEHIEAVLDLMMGHQRLLPDPGTAHGARCAHCRAAQRAKVEVHVRAGRAIPMLLPAFPAKSPNPDKVLGHLPDLAEELSIAFLEALCARVRAVYPPGARLIICSDGRVFNDLVRIPDPHVSDYQREMHDLLRRLGAEHIGLYSLDDVYPDADPAQMRRKLWADHAPDMAALREEVRGGGPVLGLYRGITRFLFEDAKTPGFRGSNATLQRESRQRAYEVIGRSQAWGNLLAVIHPDAVRLSIHPQPCGHEKFGIFLQHDGDEDRWLTPWHAVAVEQRGRFRLMKHRAAKEAGGRLVLRRGRPSHYLLPTTASQKG encoded by the coding sequence ATGGCCGATCGACAAGCGGAGCACATCGAGGCCGTACTGGATTTGATGATGGGGCACCAACGGCTGCTGCCCGACCCGGGCACGGCGCACGGCGCCCGCTGCGCGCACTGCCGCGCCGCCCAGCGCGCCAAGGTCGAGGTCCACGTGCGCGCCGGGCGCGCCATCCCCATGCTGCTGCCGGCCTTCCCGGCGAAGTCGCCCAACCCGGACAAGGTGCTCGGCCACCTGCCGGACCTCGCCGAGGAGCTGTCCATCGCGTTCCTCGAAGCGCTCTGCGCCCGCGTCCGGGCGGTCTACCCGCCCGGCGCGCGGCTGATCATCTGCTCCGACGGGCGGGTGTTCAACGACCTGGTGCGGATACCGGACCCGCACGTGTCGGACTACCAGCGGGAGATGCACGACCTCCTGCGGCGGCTCGGCGCCGAGCACATCGGCCTGTACAGCCTGGACGACGTGTACCCGGACGCCGACCCGGCGCAGATGCGCCGGAAGCTGTGGGCCGACCACGCGCCGGACATGGCGGCGCTGCGGGAGGAGGTGCGCGGCGGCGGCCCGGTGCTCGGGCTGTACCGCGGCATCACCCGCTTCCTGTTCGAGGACGCGAAGACCCCCGGTTTCCGGGGCAGCAACGCGACCCTGCAGCGGGAGAGCCGCCAACGCGCCTACGAGGTGATCGGGCGCAGCCAGGCGTGGGGCAACCTGCTGGCCGTCATCCACCCGGACGCCGTCCGGCTGTCCATCCACCCCCAGCCGTGCGGCCACGAGAAGTTCGGCATCTTCCTGCAACACGACGGCGACGAGGACCGCTGGCTCACGCCGTGGCACGCCGTCGCCGTCGAGCAGCGCGGGCGCTTCCGGCTGATGAAGCACCGCGCCGCCAAGGAGGCGGGCGGGCGGCTCGTGCTGCGCCGCGGCCGCCCCTCGCACTACCTGCTGCCCACCACCGCATCCCAGAAGGGTTGA
- a CDS encoding macrolide family glycosyltransferase has translation MAHFAFVSAPASGHVNPTLPVVRELVARGHRVSYATGPATVEGAVAAGASPVVLPSELPPDMDARGEFTADQLAVTLEHFLDDAEVSFPVLAEHFRADRPDVVCYDSVTFTGRMLANLLGVPEVALVPTFAENERFSATRVYLPPTFDHQHPALVAAIGRMAEFASGFSFLDDPNLMFGHVAPTSLVFIPRSFQLAAETFDDRFHFVGPSLGSRQTDEQWSPRTGSPVLLISLGTVFNSRPEFFRTCVEAFGDSSWEVVMSVGALDPARLGPLPANFSVHARVPQVAVLRHASVFVSHAGMNSIMESLCHGVPFVAVPQIPEQRAIADRSAELGVGVTLEDRTVEGLRAAVSAASERRAAAEGMREVVRSGGGAVAAADVLEDLLKR, from the coding sequence ATGGCGCACTTCGCGTTCGTCAGCGCGCCCGCGTCCGGGCACGTCAACCCCACCCTGCCGGTGGTGCGGGAGCTGGTGGCGCGCGGCCACCGGGTCAGCTACGCCACCGGGCCCGCCACCGTCGAGGGCGCGGTGGCGGCGGGCGCGTCACCAGTCGTGCTGCCGTCGGAGCTGCCGCCGGACATGGACGCGCGCGGCGAGTTCACCGCCGACCAGCTGGCGGTGACGCTGGAGCACTTCCTGGACGACGCCGAGGTGTCGTTCCCGGTGCTGGCCGAGCACTTCCGCGCCGACCGGCCGGACGTCGTGTGCTACGACTCGGTGACCTTCACCGGGCGGATGCTGGCCAACCTGCTCGGCGTGCCCGAGGTGGCGCTGGTGCCCACGTTCGCCGAGAACGAGCGGTTCTCCGCGACTCGGGTCTACCTGCCGCCGACGTTCGACCACCAGCACCCGGCGCTGGTGGCGGCGATCGGGCGGATGGCGGAGTTCGCCTCCGGGTTCAGCTTCCTGGACGACCCGAACCTGATGTTCGGCCACGTCGCGCCGACGAGCCTGGTGTTCATCCCGCGGTCGTTCCAGCTGGCCGCCGAGACGTTCGACGACCGGTTCCACTTCGTCGGCCCGTCGCTGGGCAGCCGGCAGACCGACGAGCAGTGGTCGCCGCGGACCGGCTCGCCGGTGCTGCTGATCTCGCTGGGCACGGTGTTCAACTCGCGGCCCGAGTTCTTCCGGACCTGCGTCGAGGCGTTCGGCGACTCGTCGTGGGAGGTGGTGATGTCCGTCGGCGCGCTGGACCCGGCGCGGCTCGGGCCGCTGCCCGCGAACTTCTCGGTGCACGCCCGCGTGCCGCAGGTGGCCGTGCTGCGGCACGCGTCGGTGTTCGTCAGCCACGCCGGGATGAACTCGATCATGGAGTCGCTGTGCCACGGCGTCCCGTTCGTCGCGGTGCCGCAGATCCCGGAGCAGCGCGCGATCGCCGACCGGTCGGCCGAGCTGGGGGTCGGCGTCACCCTGGAGGACCGGACGGTGGAGGGGCTGCGCGCGGCCGTGTCGGCGGCGTCGGAGCGCCGGGCGGCGGCCGAGGGGATGCGCGAGGTGGTCCGGTCCGGCGGCGGCGCGGTCGCGGCGGCCGACGTGCTGGAGGACCTGCTGAAGCGGTGA